The following proteins come from a genomic window of Sardina pilchardus chromosome 1, fSarPil1.1, whole genome shotgun sequence:
- the LOC134094507 gene encoding uncharacterized protein LOC134094507 — MAEVEQLREQIRQLQADNDRLQQRPFAEHVIDSDLRRELKRLVRQTPGMSMLEVRAAAIQWECEGRPSDFNRVPEGLLVHATVESLPVEISEDSPEMEAVVASMQAPNVEGIPKSAREQIQALDLSVLLENEQEQVRAFLLKHESVFSAFEGDLGCTNLIAHEIPLLDDKPVRQRYRRLPPSDYDAVKAHLRQLLDSQVIRESSSPYASPIVIVRKKCGGLRMCVDYRQLNSKTRKDAFPLPRIEESVDALSGAQWFSTLDLASGYNQVPVIEQDRPKTAFCTPFGLFEFNRMAFGLCNAPSTFQRLMERMFGAQHCQSLLLYLDDIIVFSSSVEEHVHRLDLVLSRLLKEGLKAKLEKCCFFQKEVQYLGHLVSRHGVSTDPAKVSAVAKWPRPTTVSELRSFLGFAGYYRRFVEGFSKLASPLNRLGAELADTKTRKGKGPRLDKAWTDACETSFQALKQRLVSAPTLAFADFNLPFILEVDASHTGLGAVLSQEQQGKIRPVAYASRSLSPAERNYSSMKLEFLGMKWAMTNKFREYLWGQQCTVWTDNNPLSHLGTAKLGATEQRWEAELAAFNYTIRYRPGRTNRNADALSRQPTGPPGQTTQSSIPGTAIPALVQQAARHQDPSLATQMTISAFPSRTPEDLKGLQAADPTIGAFLPFWQAQRLPDPAVRRTLPGPTRVLLQQWDRVVVGGDGLLYRRIFRPDGGEEMRQLLLPACLKEEVLQQLHNDHGHQGIERTTDLIRLRCYWPGMGEDIKHWCQNCERCTLAKSSQPRLQAPMGHLLASRPNQILAVDFTFLEPAMDGREQVLIMTDVFTKFTQAVPTRDQKATTVANALIREWFFRFGVPARLHSDQGRSFENAIIYQLCALYGIQKTRTTPYHPQGNGQCERFNRTMHDLLRTLPVDLKRRWPEHLPQLVFSYNTAVHQSTGESPYYLMFGQDPQLPVDFLLGRVQEPEQGHVCEWVREHQLRLNVAFQNAAERLQVAASKRKERHDQKIQCEPLTEGQHVYIRDHTIRGRSKIQDAWGAMVHQIIRAPPPGGVVYSVAPTQDLSKVRQVHRTMLKPAHLDQGPPPPDRPVELQEDTSQPDSDDTPGQWLLVRSLGDIPPTQLATTPPVNAPMLALPASTHVAPTTGEMPADLVAPRKTARTNAGRHANPHHLPVSVVSTADGATNSQSSIASYGYVVPVCNQGLLVHATVESLPVEISEDSPEMEAVVASMQAPNVEGIPKQLNSKTRKDAFPLPRIEESLDALSGAQWFSTLDLASGYNQVPVIEQDRPKTAFCTPFGLFEFNRMAFGLCNAPSTFQRLMERMFGAQHCQSLLLYLDDIIVFSSSVEEHVHRLDLVLSRLLKEGLKAKLEKCCFFQKEVQYLGHLVSRHGVSTDPAKVSAVAKWPRPTTVSELRSFLGFAGYYRRFVEGFSKLASPLNRLGAELADTKTRKGKGPRLDKAWTDACETSFQALKQRLVSAPTLAFADFNLPFILEVDASHTGLGAVLSQEQQGKIRPVAYASRSLSPAERNYSSMKLEFLGMKWAMTNKFREYLWGQQCTVWTDNNPLSHLGTAKLGATEQRWEAELGRSFENAIIYQLCALYGIQKTRTTPYHPQGNGQCERFNRTMHDLLRTLPVDLKRRWPEHLPQLVFSYNTAVHQSTGESPYYLMFGQDPQLPVDFLLGRVQEPEQGHVCEWVREHQLRLNVAFQNAAERLQVAASKRKERHDQKIQCEPLTEGQHVYIRDHTIRGRSKIQDAWGAMVHQIIRAPPPGGVVYSVAPTQDLSKVRQVHRTMLKPAHLDQGPPPPDRPVELQEDTSQPDSDDTPGQWLLVRSLGDIPPTQLATTPPVNAPMLALPASTHVAPTTGEMPADLVAPRKTARTNAGRHANPHHLPVSVVSTADGATNSQSSIASYGYVVPVCNQGLLVHATVESLPVEISEDSPEMEAVVASMQAPNVEGIPKQLNSKTRKDAFPLPRIEESLDALSGAQWFSTLDLASGYNQVPVIEQDRPKTAFCTPFGLFEFNRMAFGLWYYRRFVEGFSKLASPLNRLGAELADTKTRKGKGPRLDKAWTDACETSFQALKQRLVSAPTLAFADFNLPFILEVDASHTGLGAVLSQEQQGKIRPVAYASRSLSPAERNYSSMKLEFLGMKWAMTNKFREYLWGQQCTVWTDNNPLSHLGTAKLGATEQRWEAELAAFNYTIRYRPGRTNRNADALSRQPTGPPGQTTQSSIPGTAIPALVQQAARHQDPSLATQMTISAFPSRTPEDLKGLQAADPTIGAFLPFWQAQRLPDPAVRRTLPGPTRVLLQQWDRVVVGGDGLLYRRIFRPDGGEEMRQLLLPACLKEEVLQQLHNDHGHQGIERTTDLIRLRCYWPGMGEDIKHWCQNCERCTLAKSSQPRLQAPMGHLLASRPNQILAVDFTFLEPAMDVSVYEYVKHPL, encoded by the exons ATGGCTGAAGTGGAACAGCTGAGAGAACAGATCCGTCAGCTACAGGCAGACAATGACCGCCTGCAGCAGCGACCA TTTGCAGAGCATGTTATCGACTCTGACCTCCGCAGAGAATTGAAGAGACTTGTCCGTCAAACCCCAGGGATGTCCATGCTGGAGGTGCGTGCTGCCGCCATCCAATGGGAGTGTGAGGGCAGGCCCAGTGACTTCAATAGAG TGCCCGAAG GGTTGCTGGTTCACGCCACTGTTGAGAGTCTCCCTGTGGAGATTTCTGAAGACTCACCAGAAATGGAAGCTGTTGTGGCTAGCATGCAGGCTCCTAATGTAGAAGGTATACCGAAGTCAGCGAGAGAGCAGATACAGGCCCTTGATTTGTCAGTGCTATTAGAGAATGAGCAAGAACAGGTAAGGGCATTCCTGTTAAAACATGAGTCAGTGTTCTCAGCTTTCGAGGGTGACCTTGGCTGTACTAATCTTATCGCCCATGAGATACCCCTGCTGGACGACAAACCAGTCAGGCAACGTTATAGGCGTCTTCCCCCTTCTGATTATGATGCTGTTAAGGCTCATCTGAGACAGTTATTGGACAGTCAGGTCATACGAGAAAGTAGTAGCCCCTATGCCTCTCCCATTGTCATTGTGCGTAAGAAATGTGGtggcctgcgtatgtgtgttgatTACAGGCAGCTCAACAGCAAGACCAGGAAAGACGCCTTCCCTCTTCCCCGCATTGAGGAGTCTGTGGATGCACTATCAGGGGCTCAGTGGTTCTCCACGCTGGACCTGGCTAGTGGGTATAACCAGGTACCTGTTATCGAACAAGACCGCCCAAAGACCGCCTTCTGCACACCCTTTGGGCTATTCGAATTCAACCGCATGGCCTTTGGATTATGTAACGCTCCAAGCACTTTTCAGCGGTTGATGGAGAGAATGTTTGGAGCACAACATTGCCAGTCCCTCTTACTATATCTGGACGATATAATTGTTTTTTCTTCCAGTGTCGAAGAACATGTACACCGTCTGGACCTAGTGTTGAGCCGTCTCTTGAAGGAGGGACTGAAAGCTAAGCTGGAGAAATGTTGTTTTTTCCAGAAGGAAGTCCAGTACCTAGGCCACCTTGTCTCCCGCCATGGCGTGTCCACTGATCCGGCCAAGGTATCCGCAGTGGCTAAGTGGCCCCGTCCCACCACAGTATCCGAGCTGAGGTCTTTCCTTGGTTTTGCAGGGTATTACAGGCGATTTGTGGAGGGCTTTTCCAAGCTGGCCTCTCCCTTAAATCGCCTGGGGGCGGAGCTGGCCGATACCAAGACCCGGAAGGGCAAAGGGCCACGGCTTGATAAAGCGTGGACAGATGCCTGTGAGACCAGCTTCCAGGCATTGAAGCAGAGATTGGTGAGTGCCCCCACGTTGGCGTTTGCTGATTTTAACCTACCTTTTATTCTCGAGGTGGATGCCAGCCACACCGGTCTCGGAGCAGTGCTATCGCAGGAGCAGCAAGGAAAGATCCGGCCAGTCGCTTACGCTAGTCGTAGCCTCAGTCCAGCGGAAAGGAACTATAGTTCGATGAAGCTGGAGTTTCTGGGGATGAAGTGGGCCATGACCAACAAGTTCCGGGAATATCTGTGGGGCCAGCAATGCACCGTCTGGACGGACAATAACCCGCTGAGCCATCTGGGGACTGCCAAGTTGGGGGCGACAGAACAGCGGTGGGAGGCTGAGCTCGCTGCTTTCAATTATACCATTCGGTATCGGCCTGGTCGTACTAACAGGAATGCAGATGCTCTCTCCCGACAACCTACAGGGCCACCGGGACAGACCACCCAGTCCTCCATTCCAGGGACAGCCATACCAGCTCTGGTGCAGCAAGCAGCCAGACACCAAGACCCATCACTGGCGACCCAGATGACGATCTCGGCCTTCCCCTCCCGCACCCCTGAGGATTTAAAAGGGCTGCAGGCAGCAGACCCCACCATCGGGGCCTTCTTGCCATTTTGGCAGGCGCAGAGACTACCTGACCCGGCCGTGCGGAGAACATTGCCTGGCCCTACCCGTGTGCTGCTGCAACAATGGGACCGTGTTGTTGTGGGAGGTGATGGGCTGCTCTATCGCCGAATCTTCCGACCAGATGGGGGTGAAGAGATGCGTCAGCTGCTGTTGCCTGCATGCCTAAAAGAAGAGGTCCTGCAGCAGCTCCACAACGACCATGGCCACCAGGGTATCGAACGTACCACTGATCTGATAAGACTGCGGTGCTACTGGCCAGGAATGGGAGAGGATATAAAGCACTGGTGTCAGAACTGTGAGCGGTGCACCCTTGCGAAGTCTTCGCAGCCCAGACTCCAGGCGCCCATGGGGCACCTCTTAGCATCGCGCCCAAACCAAATATTGGCTGTGGATTTCACCTTCTTGGAGCCTGCAATGGATGGTAGAGAGCAAGTGTTGATCATGACTGATGTGTTCACTAAATTCACACAGGCTGTGCCCACCAGGGACCAGAAGGCAACGACTGTGGCGAACGCCCTCATCCGGGAATGGTTCTTCCGCTTCGGGGTTCCAGCTCGCCTGCACTCCGATCAGGGACGCAGCTTCGAGAACGCCATCATCTACCAGCTGTGTGCCCTGTACGGGATCCAGAAGACCCGGACAACCCCTTACCACCCTCAGGGAAATGGCCAGTGTGAGCGCTTCAACCGCACGATGCATGATCTGCTCCGGACTCTACCCGTGGACCTGAAGCGCCGCTGGCCAGAGCACCTACCCCAGCTAGTGTTTAGTTACAACACTGCTGTCCATCAGTCAACTGGTGAGTCACCATATTACCTGATGTTTGGCCAAGATCCCCAGTTACCCGTGGATTTCCTGCTTGGCAGGGTACAAGAGCCTGAACAGGgacatgtgtgtgaatgggtccGAGAGCACCAGCTGCGCCTTAATGTGGCATTCCAGAATGCCGCAGAGCGCTTGCAAGTGGCTGCTTCAAAGAGAAAAGAACGCCATGACCAGAAAATCCAGTGTGAGCCGTTGACAGAAGGTCAGCATGTCTACATCAGAGATCATACAATAAGAGGCCGTTCGAAGATCCAAGATGCCTGGGGCGCCATGGTCCATCAGATCATTCGTGCACCTCCACCTGGTGGGGTAGTGTACTCTGTGGCCCCAACACAAGACTTAAGCAAAGTGCGACAAGTCCATCGAACCATGCTAAAGCCTGCCCACTTGGATCAGGGCCCACCACCACCCGACAGGCCTGTGGAACTGCAGGAAGACACAAGCCAGCCGGACAGTGATGACACCCCTGGTCAATGGCTCCTTGTCCGCTCCCTGGGAGACATTCCACCCACCCAACTTGCCACGACTCCTCCAGTGAATGCCCCCATGCTGGCTTTGCCTGCCTCCACACATGTTGCCCCCACCACAGGCGAGATGCCGGCTGACTTAGTGGCACCCAGGAAAACCGCTCGGACCAATGCAGGAAGACATGCTAACCCACATCACCTTCCAGTATCAGTGGTGAGTACGGCAGATGGGGCTACGAACTCTCAG AGTTCTATAGCCTCGTATGGGTACGTGGTTCCCGTGTGCAACCAAG GGTTGCTGGTTCACGCCACTGTTGAGAGTCTCCCTGTGGAGATTTCTGAAGACTCACCAGAAATGGAAGCTGTTGTGGCTAGCATGCAGGCTCCTAATGTAGAAGGTATACCGAA GCAGCTCAACAGCAAGACCAGGAAAGACGCCTTCCCTCTTCCCCGCATTGAGGAGTCTTTGGATGCACTATCAGGGGCTCAGTGGTTCTCCACGCTGGACCTGGCTAGTGGGTATAACCAGGTACCTGTTATCGAACAAGACCGCCCAAAGACCGCCTTCTGCACACCCTTTGGGCTATTCGAATTCAACCGCATGGCCTTTGGATTATGTAACGCTCCAAGCACTTTTCAGCGGTTGATGGAGAGAATGTTTGGAGCACAACATTGCCAGTCCCTCTTACTATATCTGGACGATATAATTGTTTTTTCTTCCAGTGTCGAAGAACATGTACACCGTCTGGACCTAGTGTTGAGCCGTCTCTTGAAGGAGGGACTGAAAGCTAAGCTGGAGAAATGTTGTTTTTTCCAGAAGGAAGTCCAGTACCTAGGCCACCTTGTCTCCCGCCATGGCGTGTCCACTGATCCGGCCAAGGTATCCGCAGTGGCTAAGTGGCCCCGTCCCACCACAGTATCCGAGCTGAGGTCTTTCCTTGGTTTTGCAGGGTATTACAGGCGATTTGTGGAGGGCTTTTCCAAGCTGGCCTCTCCCTTAAATCGCCTGGGGGCGGAGCTGGCCGATACCAAGACCCGGAAGGGCAAAGGGCCACGGCTTGATAAAGCGTGGACAGATGCCTGTGAGACCAGCTTCCAGGCATTGAAGCAGAGATTGGTGAGTGCCCCCACGTTGGCGTTTGCTGATTTTAACCTACCTTTTATTCTCGAGGTGGATGCCAGCCACACCGGTCTCGGAGCAGTGCTATCGCAGGAGCAGCAAGGAAAGATCCGGCCAGTCGCTTACGCTAGTCGTAGCCTCAGTCCAGCGGAAAGGAACTATAGTTCGATGAAGCTGGAGTTTCTGGGGATGAAGTGGGCCATGACCAACAAGTTCCGGGAATATCTGTGGGGCCAGCAATGCACCGTCTGGACGGACAATAACCCGCTGAGCCATCTGGGGACTGCCAAGTTGGGGGCGACAGAACAGCGGTGGGAGGCTGAGCTC GGACGCAGCTTCGAGAACGCCATCATCTACCAGCTGTGTGCCCTGTACGGGATCCAGAAGACCCGGACAACCCCTTACCACCCTCAGGGAAATGGCCAGTGTGAGCGCTTCAACCGCACGATGCATGATCTGCTCCGGACTCTACCCGTGGACCTGAAGCGCCGCTGGCCAGAGCACCTACCCCAGCTAGTGTTTAGTTACAACACTGCTGTCCATCAGTCAACTGGTGAGTCACCATATTACCTGATGTTTGGCCAAGATCCCCAGTTACCCGTGGATTTCCTGCTTGGCAGGGTACAAGAGCCTGAACAGGgacatgtgtgtgaatgggtccGAGAGCACCAGCTGCGCCTTAATGTGGCATTCCAGAATGCCGCAGAGCGCTTGCAAGTGGCTGCTTCAAAGAGAAAAGAACGCCATGACCAGAAAATCCAGTGTGAGCCGTTGACAGAAGGTCAGCATGTCTACATCAGAGATCATACAATAAGAGGCCGTTCGAAGATCCAAGATGCCTGGGGCGCCATGGTCCATCAGATAATTCGTGCACCTCCACCTGGTGGGGTAGTGTACTCTGTGGCCCCAACACAAGACTTAAGCAAAGTGCGACAAGTCCATCGAACCATGCTAAAGCCTGCCCACTTGGATCAGGGCCCACCACCACCCGACAGGCCTGTGGAACTGCAGGAAGACACAAGCCAGCCGGACAGTGATGACACCCCTGGTCAATGGCTCCTTGTCCGCTCCCTGGGAGACATTCCACCCACCCAACTTGCCACGACTCCTCCAGTGAATGCCCCCATGCTGGCTTTGCCTGCCTCCACACATGTTGCCCCCACCACAGGCGAGATGCCGGCTGACTTAGTGGCACCCAGGAAAACCGCTCGGACCAATGCAGGAAGACATGCTAACCCACATCACCTTCCAGTATCAGTGGTGAGTACGGCAGATGGGGCTACGAACTCTCAG AGTTCTATAGCCTCGTATGGGTACGTGGTTCCCGTGTGCAACCAAG GGTTGCTGGTTCACGCCACTGTTGAGAGTCTCCCTGTGGAGATTTCTGAAGACTCACCAGAAATGGAAGCTGTTGTGGCTAGCATGCAGGCTCCTAATGTAGAAGGTATACCGAA GCAGCTCAACAGCAAGACCAGGAAAGACGCCTTCCCTCTTCCCCGCATTGAGGAGTCTTTGGATGCACTATCAGGGGCTCAGTGGTTCTCCACGCTGGACCTGGCTAGTGGGTATAACCAGGTACCTGTTATCGAACAAGACCGCCCAAAGACCGCCTTCTGCACACCCTTTGGGCTATTCGAATTCAACCGCATGGCCTTTGGATTAT GGTATTACAGGCGATTTGTGGAGGGCTTTTCCAAGCTGGCCTCTCCCTTAAATCGCCTGGGGGCGGAGCTGGCCGATACCAAGACCCGGAAGGGCAAAGGGCCACGGCTTGATAAAGCGTGGACAGATGCCTGTGAGACCAGCTTCCAGGCATTGAAGCAGAGATTGGTGAGTGCCCCCACGTTGGCGTTTGCTGATTTTAACCTACCTTTTATTCTCGAGGTGGATGCCAGCCACACCGGTCTCGGAGCAGTGCTATCGCAGGAGCAGCAAGGAAAGATCCGGCCAGTCGCTTACGCTAGTCGTAGCCTCAGTCCAGCGGAAAGGAACTATAGTTCGATGAAGCTGGAGTTTCTGGGGATGAAGTGGGCCATGACCAACAAGTTCCGGGAATATCTGTGGGGCCAGCAATGCACCGTCTGGACGGACAATAACCCGCTGAGCCATCTGGGGACTGCCAAGTTGGGGGCGACAGAACAGCGGTGGGAGGCTGAGCTCGCTGCTTTCAATTATACCATTCGGTATCGGCCTGGTCGTACTAACAGGAATGCAGATGCTCTCTCCCGACAACCTACAGGGCCACCGGGACAGACCACCCAGTCCTCCATTCCAGGGACAGCCATACCAGCTCTGGTGCAGCAAGCAGCCAGACACCAAGACCCATCACTGGCGACCCAGATGACGATCTCGGCCTTCCCCTCCCGCACCCCTGAGGATTTAAAAGGGCTGCAGGCAGCAGACCCCACCATCGGGGCCTTCTTGCCATTTTGGCAGGCGCAGAGACTACCTGACCCGGCCGTGCGGAGAACATTGCCTGGCCCTACCCGTGTGCTGCTGCAACAATGGGACCGTGTTGTTGTGGGAGGTGATGGGCTGCTCTATCGCCGAATCTTCCGACCAGATGGGGGTGAAGAGATGCGTCAGCTGCTGTTGCCTGCATGCCTAAAAGAAGAGGTCCTGCAGCAGCTCCACAACGACCATGGCCACCAGGGTATCGAACGTACCACTGATCTGATAAGACTGCGGTGCTACTGGCCAGGAATGGGAGAGGATATAAAGCACTGGTGTCAGAACTGTGAGCGGTGCACCCTTGCGAAGTCTTCGCAGCCCAGACTCCAGGCGCCCATGGGGCACCTCTTAGCATCGCGCCCAAACCAAATATTGGCTGTGGATTTCACCTTCTTGGAGCCTGCAATGGATG TatctgtgtatgagtatgtcAAGCACCCATTGTAA